A region of Streptomyces sp. R44 DNA encodes the following proteins:
- a CDS encoding ubiquinol-cytochrome c reductase iron-sulfur subunit, producing the protein MSVTDPQPPAPDAHADAAQEALHDRIAADSLTTRRDYLRIVATVSGGLAVGGIGVASGILHRHGDSTGAPEPKRIADRIEPGESLAFRYPGDEDRAIAVRMEDGTLAGYSAVCTHLACAVLWRKERGSEGELYCPCHEGVFDARTGEVTAGPPPRGLPKVILVEEVDGSVWAVGTARSGESLVEGFCRQQGDDRPGCPGFGAGAPAHKPAGPGAQQTRSGPKPAERSERT; encoded by the coding sequence TTGAGCGTCACCGACCCCCAGCCGCCGGCGCCGGACGCCCACGCCGACGCGGCCCAGGAAGCGCTCCACGACCGGATCGCCGCCGACTCCCTGACCACCCGCCGCGACTACCTGCGGATCGTCGCCACCGTCTCCGGCGGCCTCGCCGTCGGCGGCATCGGCGTCGCCTCCGGCATCCTCCACCGGCACGGCGACAGCACGGGCGCCCCCGAGCCCAAGAGGATCGCCGACCGGATCGAACCGGGGGAGTCGCTCGCCTTCCGCTACCCCGGCGACGAGGACCGGGCGATCGCCGTCCGCATGGAGGACGGCACCCTCGCCGGCTACTCCGCCGTCTGCACCCACCTCGCCTGCGCCGTGCTCTGGCGCAAGGAACGGGGCAGCGAGGGCGAGCTGTACTGCCCCTGCCACGAGGGCGTCTTCGACGCCCGTACGGGAGAGGTCACCGCCGGCCCGCCCCCACGGGGCCTGCCGAAGGTGATCCTCGTCGAGGAGGTCGACGGCAGCGTCTGGGCCGTCGGCACGGCCCGCTCGGGCGAGAGCCTCGTCGAGGGCTTCTGCCGCCAGCAGGGCGACGACCGCCCGGGCTGCCCGGGCTTCGGCGCGGGCGCGCCGGCCCACAAGCCGGCCGGGCCCGGCGCGCAGCAGACCCGGAGCGGCCCGAAGCCCGCCGAGAGGAGTGAGCGGACATGA
- a CDS encoding 4Fe-4S dicluster domain-containing protein codes for MMGRTIFIDPGRCIGCQACVSACRECDSHRGKSMIHLDYPDEGRSVASLPTVCMHCEDPVAPCAEVCPADAILVTADGVVQQADTTRCIGCANCVNACPFGVPKIDLQAKLQMKCNLCYDRTAYGLAPMCATVCPTGALFYGTLDELRAERPGVQVADSFTFGSTTVSTGVAMVVPADKVQWPVPGGLPVVEINGRDVR; via the coding sequence ATGATGGGCCGCACGATCTTCATCGACCCGGGCCGCTGCATCGGCTGCCAGGCCTGCGTCTCCGCCTGCCGCGAATGCGACTCGCACCGCGGCAAGTCGATGATCCACCTCGACTACCCCGACGAGGGCCGCTCCGTCGCCTCCCTCCCCACCGTCTGCATGCACTGCGAGGACCCCGTCGCCCCCTGCGCCGAGGTCTGCCCCGCCGACGCGATCCTCGTCACCGCCGACGGCGTCGTGCAGCAGGCCGACACCACCCGCTGCATCGGCTGCGCCAACTGCGTCAACGCCTGCCCGTTCGGCGTCCCCAAGATCGACCTCCAGGCGAAGCTCCAGATGAAGTGCAACCTCTGCTACGACCGCACCGCCTACGGCCTCGCCCCGATGTGCGCCACCGTCTGCCCCACCGGCGCCCTCTTCTACGGAACCCTCGACGAGCTCCGCGCCGAACGCCCCGGCGTCCAGGTCGCCGACTCCTTCACCTTCGGCAGCACCACCGTCTCCACCGGGGTGGCGATGGTCGTCCCCGCCGACAAGGTCCAGTGGCCGGTGCCCGGCGGCCTCCCCGTCGTCGAGATCAATGGAAGGGATGTCCGTTGA
- a CDS encoding sirohydrochlorin chelatase, with the protein MTVAYCSASSPAPEEAVVRLRADGFRRIDVAARLLAPGRFTRALAAVPGVRAVTEPLADDPRVAEPVAARYERRGM; encoded by the coding sequence GTGACCGTCGCGTACTGCTCGGCGAGTTCCCCGGCCCCGGAAGAGGCGGTCGTACGGCTCCGGGCGGACGGCTTCCGCCGGATCGACGTCGCCGCCCGCCTCCTCGCCCCCGGCCGCTTCACCCGCGCCCTGGCCGCCGTACCGGGCGTCCGGGCCGTCACGGAGCCCCTCGCCGACGACCCGCGCGTCGCGGAGCCGGTGGCCGCGCGGTACGAAAGGCGTGGCATGTGA
- a CDS encoding molybdopterin oxidoreductase family protein, which yields MTATDPATTPGRPLPLDPSLAPPGTRDFRDAGGIPADRWHADQNGETLVPTHCCFCGVQCGMYLRVDHHGKVFGVEPRNHDINRMRLCPKGINAYQQVNHPDRLTAPLMRRSRDEEFREVSWEEALDHTVAEIRRIQGEYGNDSFGLLGGASLFSEKTYLVGKFARVALKSRHVDYNGRLCMVSAAGANKLAFGIDRAGNPFSDILLTDCLLIAGSNVGECFPVMTQYLWGARDRGATLIVVDPRETAIARTADVHVALKPGTDSAFFNAVLHVVVAEGLTDEAYLAAHATGWDEVKKTVADYPPARSAEICGVPEEQIVQVARMFAGADKAMAWHARGVEHHSQGVENCLSIINLCVATGNIGRPGAGYGTITGQGNGQGGREHGQKSDLLPGGRSITNPEHRRQICAIWGIDEAELPPAGTSMMEMVWQMQRKEIRGLVGICNNPFVSLPNYTTVKDGYDTLEFHAQFDFFLSETAANAHVVFPVTVWAEDEGVMANAEARVVKHNKAQEPPAGVRTDTWVICELAKRLGAGDKFAFPDSRSVFEELRIASAGTVNDYYGITYERLEETGGIAWPCPGTEHPGTPRLFEDGRTYHPDGTIHMQVVEWHPPMDPYSEEYPLSLTTGRTVAHFLSGNQTRRLGALVEQTPRPWVEVHPSHGFRNGDPVRVVTRRGSEVFPALVTEAIRPDTVFVPYHWPVPTAANALTIDALDPRSKIPEYKVCAARIEAADRIDEVPAPPTAPGHQAYPETQVSRTDPLPPTSPQGRGTAERS from the coding sequence TTGACCGCGACCGACCCCGCGACCACCCCCGGCCGGCCGCTGCCGCTCGACCCCTCCCTCGCCCCGCCCGGCACCCGCGACTTCCGCGACGCCGGAGGCATCCCCGCCGACCGCTGGCACGCCGACCAGAACGGGGAGACCCTCGTCCCCACCCACTGCTGCTTCTGCGGCGTCCAGTGCGGCATGTACCTCCGCGTCGACCACCACGGCAAGGTCTTCGGCGTCGAACCCCGCAACCACGACATCAACCGGATGCGGCTCTGCCCCAAGGGCATCAACGCCTACCAGCAGGTCAACCACCCCGACCGGCTCACCGCCCCCCTCATGCGCCGCAGCCGCGACGAGGAGTTCCGCGAGGTCAGCTGGGAGGAGGCCCTCGACCACACCGTCGCCGAGATCCGCCGCATCCAGGGCGAGTACGGCAACGACTCCTTCGGACTCCTCGGCGGCGCCAGCCTCTTCTCCGAGAAGACCTACCTCGTCGGCAAGTTCGCCCGCGTCGCCCTCAAGTCCCGGCACGTCGACTACAACGGCCGGCTCTGCATGGTCTCCGCCGCCGGAGCCAACAAGCTCGCCTTCGGCATCGACCGCGCCGGCAACCCCTTCTCCGACATCCTCCTCACCGACTGCCTCCTCATCGCGGGATCCAACGTCGGCGAATGCTTCCCCGTCATGACCCAGTACCTGTGGGGAGCCCGCGACCGGGGCGCCACCCTCATCGTGGTCGACCCCCGCGAGACCGCGATCGCCCGCACCGCCGACGTCCACGTCGCCCTCAAGCCCGGCACCGACTCCGCCTTCTTCAACGCCGTCCTGCACGTCGTCGTCGCCGAGGGCCTCACCGACGAGGCCTACCTCGCCGCCCACGCCACCGGCTGGGACGAGGTCAAGAAGACCGTCGCCGACTACCCGCCCGCCCGGTCCGCCGAGATCTGCGGCGTCCCCGAGGAACAGATCGTCCAGGTCGCCCGCATGTTCGCCGGCGCGGACAAGGCCATGGCCTGGCACGCCCGCGGCGTCGAGCACCACTCCCAGGGCGTCGAGAACTGCCTCTCGATCATCAACCTCTGCGTCGCCACCGGGAACATCGGAAGGCCCGGCGCCGGCTACGGCACCATCACCGGCCAGGGCAACGGCCAGGGCGGCCGCGAACACGGTCAGAAGTCCGACCTCCTCCCCGGCGGCCGCTCCATCACCAACCCCGAGCACCGCCGCCAGATCTGCGCGATCTGGGGCATCGACGAGGCCGAACTCCCGCCCGCCGGCACCTCCATGATGGAGATGGTCTGGCAGATGCAGCGCAAGGAGATCCGCGGCCTCGTCGGCATCTGCAACAACCCCTTCGTCTCCCTCCCGAACTACACCACCGTCAAGGACGGCTACGACACCCTCGAGTTCCACGCCCAGTTCGACTTCTTCCTCTCCGAGACCGCCGCCAACGCGCACGTGGTCTTCCCCGTCACCGTGTGGGCCGAGGACGAGGGCGTCATGGCCAACGCCGAGGCCCGGGTCGTCAAGCACAACAAGGCCCAGGAACCCCCGGCCGGCGTCCGCACCGACACCTGGGTCATCTGCGAGCTCGCCAAGCGGCTCGGCGCCGGGGACAAGTTCGCCTTCCCCGACTCCCGCTCCGTCTTCGAGGAGCTCCGCATCGCCTCCGCCGGCACCGTCAACGACTACTACGGCATCACGTACGAACGCCTGGAGGAGACCGGCGGCATCGCCTGGCCCTGCCCCGGCACCGAGCACCCCGGCACCCCCCGCCTCTTCGAGGACGGCCGCACCTACCACCCCGACGGCACGATCCACATGCAGGTCGTCGAATGGCACCCGCCCATGGACCCGTACAGCGAGGAGTACCCCCTCTCGCTCACCACCGGCCGCACCGTCGCCCACTTCCTCTCCGGCAATCAGACCCGCCGCCTCGGCGCCCTCGTCGAGCAGACCCCCCGCCCCTGGGTCGAGGTCCACCCCTCGCACGGCTTCCGCAACGGCGACCCCGTCCGCGTCGTCACCCGCCGCGGCAGCGAGGTCTTCCCCGCGCTCGTCACCGAGGCCATCCGCCCCGACACCGTCTTCGTGCCCTACCACTGGCCCGTTCCCACGGCGGCGAACGCCCTCACCATCGACGCCCTCGACCCGCGCTCCAAGATCCCCGAGTACAAGGTGTGCGCCGCCCGCATCGAGGCCGCCGACCGCATCGACGAGGTCCCCGCCCCGCCCACCGCCCCCGGACACCAGGCCTACCCGGAGACCCAGGTCTCCCGCACCGACCCGCTGCCCCCCACCTCACCCCAGGGCCGCGGCACCGCGGAGAGGAGCTGA
- a CDS encoding MFS transporter produces MRRRAALVGAAVSALLILAIVFGSRLLRDFDSALLPYAVATVFLAFGVAYRYTVWISAPGARRLFRQGWRSFFSAANFRKAPTALPRMIATYLGFQKFLGARSHARWAAHQLVFWGCLLAAAITFPLTWGWFTFTSSTGSGPGYEMRIWGFKIIGFDALSPVGRLMFHGLDIAAVLVIAGASYFLWRRMKDRGAITGQRFAYDLVPLIALIVISVTGLLLTFSSIFLHGGGYEFLAVLHMVSVVFTLIYIPFGKFFHIVQRPAAVGMQLFKYTARRKDEDEILTCRRCHEPIDTAPYVENLQGTMRDLALGFDEWAEYCPRCKRVLRGTAYLDHVKKGFN; encoded by the coding sequence GTGCGCCGCCGCGCCGCCCTCGTCGGCGCCGCCGTCTCCGCCCTGCTGATCCTCGCGATCGTCTTCGGCAGCCGCCTGCTCCGCGACTTCGACTCGGCCCTCCTGCCGTACGCCGTGGCCACCGTCTTCCTCGCCTTCGGCGTCGCCTACCGCTACACGGTCTGGATCTCCGCGCCCGGCGCCCGCCGCCTCTTCCGGCAGGGCTGGCGCTCCTTCTTCTCCGCGGCGAACTTCCGCAAGGCGCCCACCGCCCTGCCGAGGATGATCGCCACCTACCTCGGCTTCCAGAAGTTCCTCGGCGCCCGCTCGCACGCCCGCTGGGCCGCCCACCAGCTCGTTTTCTGGGGCTGTCTGCTCGCCGCCGCGATCACCTTCCCGCTCACCTGGGGCTGGTTCACCTTCACCTCCTCCACCGGCTCGGGCCCCGGCTACGAGATGCGGATCTGGGGCTTCAAGATCATCGGCTTCGACGCGCTCAGCCCCGTCGGCCGGCTGATGTTCCACGGCCTCGACATCGCCGCCGTCCTCGTCATCGCCGGCGCCTCCTACTTCCTGTGGCGCCGCATGAAGGACCGGGGCGCCATCACCGGCCAGCGCTTCGCCTACGACCTGGTGCCGCTGATCGCCCTCATCGTCATCTCGGTGACCGGCCTGCTGCTGACCTTCTCGTCGATCTTCCTGCACGGCGGCGGCTACGAGTTCCTCGCGGTCCTCCACATGGTGTCCGTCGTCTTCACCCTGATCTACATCCCCTTCGGGAAGTTCTTCCACATCGTCCAGCGGCCCGCGGCCGTCGGCATGCAGCTCTTCAAGTACACCGCCCGCCGCAAGGACGAGGACGAGATCCTCACCTGCCGCCGCTGCCACGAGCCCATCGACACCGCCCCGTACGTGGAGAACCTCCAGGGCACCATGCGCGACCTCGCCCTCGGCTTCGACGAGTGGGCCGAGTACTGCCCCCGCTGCAAGCGCGTCCTGCGCGGCACCGCCTACCTCGACCACGTGAAGAAGGGCTTCAATTGA
- the mscL gene encoding large conductance mechanosensitive channel protein MscL, with protein sequence MAEKKESLLGGFKAFLMRGNVIDLAVAVVIGAAFTNIVNSVVKGIINPVVGAFGTKDLEGYASCLKDPCRVVDGEMQGIQIQWGLVLSAVLSFVITAAVVYFLMVLPMAKILAKRAAQEKAKEGVEEVMEVSELEVLKEIRDHLVAQRVPSVNNTHPGSGVAGTGSAGAHSTS encoded by the coding sequence GTGGCCGAGAAGAAGGAAAGTCTGCTGGGAGGCTTCAAAGCCTTCCTGATGCGGGGCAACGTGATCGACCTGGCGGTGGCGGTCGTCATCGGTGCCGCCTTCACGAACATCGTGAACTCGGTGGTCAAGGGCATCATCAACCCGGTCGTCGGCGCCTTCGGCACGAAGGACCTGGAGGGCTACGCGTCCTGCCTCAAGGACCCCTGCCGGGTCGTCGACGGGGAGATGCAGGGCATCCAGATCCAGTGGGGCCTCGTCCTCAGCGCGGTGCTGAGCTTCGTGATCACCGCGGCCGTCGTCTACTTCCTCATGGTCCTGCCGATGGCGAAGATCCTCGCCAAGCGCGCCGCCCAGGAGAAGGCGAAGGAAGGCGTCGAGGAGGTCATGGAGGTCAGCGAGCTGGAGGTGCTCAAGGAGATCCGCGACCACCTGGTCGCGCAGCGCGTCCCGTCCGTGAACAACACGCACCCGGGCAGCGGGGTCGCCGGCACTGGGAGCGCCGGGGCGCACTCCACCTCCTGA